A genome region from Sceloporus undulatus isolate JIND9_A2432 ecotype Alabama chromosome 1, SceUnd_v1.1, whole genome shotgun sequence includes the following:
- the LOC121918741 gene encoding p53 apoptosis effector related to PMP-22-like: MVKYGLDYTRCRWILPLLVGLAMIFGIIALAGRGWIYSQTLPFSQQGSLWRLCSLESGWQCRSLMDYAWGQGAAATFLVGFVLVCICFALAIIAFAIPTLRFNFLRGIGGLLFVAAAFSLMGLVIYPVMISKYILFPVGTVNEFGWAYGFGWTMCLMSIGLGFFFCCIPLYEDQILGNVKPYYYPDI, translated from the exons ATGGTTAAATATGGCCTGGACTATACCCGCTGCAGATGGATTTTGCCTCTTCTTGTGGGTTTAGCCATGATCTTTGGCATCATAGCATTGGCTGGTAGGGGCTGGATATACTCGCAAACCCTACCATTTTCACAACAAGGCTCATTATGGAGATTATGTTCTTTAGAGAGTGGATGGCAATGCAGATCGCTCATGGATTATG CCTGGGGTCAAGGTGCAGCAGCCACTTTCTTGGTTGgatttgttcttgtgtgcatcTGTTTTGCCTTGGCCATCATCGCATTTGCTATCCCGACACTTCGCTTCAACTTCTTGAGAGGAATAGGAGGCCTGTTGTTTGTTGCTG ctgctttctCACTAATGGGCCTCGTCATCTATCCTGTAATGATCTCCAAATATATCCTCTTCCCAGTCGGGACTGTGAATGAGTTTGGCTGGGCCTATGGCTTTGGTTGGACCATGTGTCTAATGTCAATAGGACTTGGATTCTTCTTTTGCTGCATTCCCCTCTATGAAGATCAAATTTTGGGAAATGTCAAACCTTATTATTATCCAGACATATAG